TAATCTTGagttcctctctctgtttcagacCCCTCCACTGAAGTCAATATGTGGGTGGAGTCACCAAAGGGCAAAATCAAGGAGGGGGACTCAATCGAGCTTCACTGCTATGGCAACGGGAATAAGCCATCCTCAGCCTTTTCTATCAGGCACAAAGAAGTAAGAAAATCAACCCTTTTGGACTCATCATTCAAGCAACAAATGATGTTCAAactttttctgagcactttaaggaTTTCTTGTTCATATTGGCTTAAAAGTTgacaaaatgtgtgtatatatgttgaTCTGATTACTTTGGTTTTTTGTAGGATGAGATGCAAATGGACTCCAATATGTTGGTGCTGAATAATGTGACTCGTCTAGACAGTGGAGAGTACACGTGTGTCTGTCTGGACACAGACAACTTTGAAGAGATCTCCAAGGCTATGACTTTGTCTGTTAACTGTAAGGAATCTGCATGATAAGTgatcctgacaaaaaaaaagacattttatcaGCAGTATGACTGCACATGTCCGGCTTGAATTTTCccctcatgtctctctctctctctctctccctgctgtgtgtgtagaTCTCGATGCTGCTGTGGTGCTTCCTAAAGATTCTGCTGAGCTGGCCCAAGGAGCGGAACTGATGGCCACCTGCAATGCCCTCTCTTCTCTCGAGACACAAACAGCTTGGTTTAaggtcacacacatacacacacaaatacagcacaattacacaaacagcaacattttttttctctaaagtGTTACACCCAAATGAATCAACATGCATTTAGAAAACACTATATTGTTTTGTGTGCCATCAGGTACTGTGTGAAACAGATTTATCCTgggatcagactacacaatatttGCATCTTTTGAGATGCTTGATGTGTCAGATGTGTCAGAAACATAAATTTGTGCCATAGCTTTGCAGAGACGTGTTAGACTACACTTTTGATCACAGCTTGCTGTCCCTTGACAGCACTAACAGTGAATGCTCACatatgtaaacagatttatgaatGAAAGTGAATCTTGATGGTAAAGGTGGGCTTTGTCagtagaaatgaaatatattttgttgattttgtacTCATGTTGTTTACAGCCATGCAAAGAACAGTCATATGGGTCAACATCATGAAAGATATCACAGACGTTGTCAAACGTGGTAAGAGAAGGCAAAAAAAATTCAGACATGCTGGTTTTTTTGCCTGGATGTTGTGAGGTGCCCCAGATGCTAAAACGAGCGTTGTTTCTGACGGCCAACAACGCTGGGTCGTTATCAGGCTGATATTGTTTCTTCTGATCTCAGTGTCAAgagttttaatttaaaaccCGCTCATTCATTTAAAGGTGAATCATTTTTAAGGGATGTAAAACAAAGAGGACGGCAGTGAAAAGGAGCAGATTAGAAAGTCTGTAAAAATCATCTTGattggatctttttttttttttttggttgtggCTTTCCAAAAAGTTTTGAACATGCAATTGGATATTATTGCCTCATTATTGTCTATAATCATAATTAGTCAAAGCTCAATTTTTCACGCAGTTAAATTACATCAAATTTTGTGTTGTAATAGTTTGTACTTTTTTAACTAATTTCAGAAATTTCAGCACAATGTTGTGTATAACTAGCACGCTTCATATCTACATGTGCATGTCCATATGTgtgttaattttgctttctgtGCCCTCGTGTGTGTAGGATGGACAGCAGGTTTCAAAAGGACACACCTTGACCCTGAAGGATGCAACGTTCAATGCTGCAGGGACGTATATGTGTGTGGTGACTGTCCCTGAGATCGATGGAATGGAAACCAGCGGGACGCTTCATGTTTATGTCCAGAGTAAGTCTGATCACAGATACTGTATACTGAATATTACATTTCTTTTCTATAatcacttattttaaaaaaaatcccaataTAATCCCAATATAAATGTTAATTCTCAGTGTGAGTTTATATGGGTGTTACGTTTACTTTCTGGGAGTTTAGTGGTTATAGTTATAATTATGGCAGAATTTTTCAAGGTCATtatttctctctgcaggtcCCCCAGAGATCATAAGGCCGGACAACACGGAGATAGAGGAGAGTTTGGAGAATACAGTCGACCTGAGCTGCCATGTCAGAGGCTTCCCTACTCCAAGTGTTACCTGGACCACCTCTGATGGAAAGGTACAGCAGAGAGAAGCCTCCTGCAAcagaaatgcagtttttttttcagatgtgtACTCACTAGATTAGAGTTTAACCTCTTCAGTCCTACAGATTAAAGGTCTCAAAGTCACAGAGGTTTGATGCAACTTACAGAGTATATGATCCCCACTGTTCAACAACTGCATacaaatgttgaaaatatatatgaatatatctTGAAAATCAGGTgaattttctttctgtgtttctgcatttaaaagaaATTCTTGATTGGTGCTATTAGCTGCCACTCAATGGTCGTTTTTGATGCATTTCTTGCAAATGATACATGTAGGGCTACAACGATTTGcgaatgaattgattaattggcaactattttgataatcgaataatcattttagttattttcaaagcaaatatgtcaaacatttgctggttgcagcttctcaaatgtgacaatatgaagcttttttgtgtcatacaggatagtaaactgaatatctttgggttttggacttttggatTTGAAGaagtcaccttgggctttaagATATCACAACTggcattttcaatattttcggacatttttatagacaaaatgagtcattgattaatgaagaaaataataagcagttaaatgataatgaaaaccTGCCCTAGAATGATGAATCTTTCACAGTCTATCACAGTATTTGTCAGAGTTGCACTCTTCAAATCAGACGTGTGCATAAGAAAAGGGAAATCTCCTTTGCTCATGGttctacttttctctttgtctctctgcgTCTATATGCCAGGTCCTCAAGACGGTGTCCCAACAAGAGACCAAAGAGGGCGTCCTCATCAGTATGGTCAATTTCAAGGTGACCTCTGACATCACCGCCTTCTGCAATGCCTCCAATGAGTACGGCACTGACTCGGTGGCCTTCAACATCAAAGCCAGTGGGTTCCTGCTTGTGTTTCCTGTGTCTGCTCTTTGTGTCTATATGCGTGTTAATCTCTGTCTGTTGTCCCCCTTTTGTTCCCCcctttcctgtctgtgtcaccTCTTTGGTTATTTTTACTTCGTCTGAAGGCCTCGAGCTCTGCCATGTTGCTGTAAAGTTGTCGCCTGTGATTCTCCACATTTcaatcagtgttgttgttgttgtttcggAGATGGGACGCTGTGAAGCTGTGTGGCTGTTATATGTGCACCCCCATCCccatctcccccccccccagtgtGTTAACAGGGAGTGTCCTCCCTTCTGTGCCTCTACCTGTTTTCAGCTACACACACCACCACAccagccaccaccaccaccaccactaccaccaccactactAGTAGCACTACCACTACCATTTCCTCTACCACAGGTAAGACCACAGTTGCTCTGCACTGCCTCGCACCATTCGGATCAAATCAGCCACAAAAAGtttataaaattacaatatCAGACGAAATCTCTGAACGGTTCTATCTAGTGAAGTAGTGATAGTTATCTGCATGCTCAGTATTAGTTGGTTTACTGTGCTGATTTTCTGTGAGTCAGACAGAAAGAATGAGAGCGAGAACCTAAACAATTACCACAGTGGCATGACTACAAGGTCATTACAGCACTGTTTTGGTTAGTGATTACCCTGAATAAAAACTCTGTggtatttatagttttattatgAGGTCTGTTATTGCTGTGAGGTGTCTTATTGCCTAATTTGTTGGCACAGCTCTTATTTTCCACTTGTGAAATTATTATGTAATTCATTGTCATCTGCTCATATGTGGTTTTTGAATATGAGTTTGGTAAATCGTGTGAACTAGGAAACTCTTAATCctagaaaataaatcagatgaGAATAAAAACTATTGACATGGTTTACCCTCAGTGGTAAAAGCAAAAAGTAGTGTTCCTGTTAGCATTATGGCATGCAGATATATATACAGCACttatacacaagcacacacacacacacacacacacacacacacacacgcatcagTGTGTGACTTTAGAAAGCAGCTGATGCTTTAAATGCACTCAGAGCGAGTCTCCTGACTCCCATTACGGGTGCTgccttgtgttttctctctctctccttctccccacTCTCTTGTACGTCATGCCAGGAAATTTCCAGCCCCTCAGAGGAAAACTGTTCTGGGTTGTTGTTTCTCGCAAAGTGCCGCTTAAATGAGATTAAACAGGGCTGCTTGGCCCTGCTGCTCTGGGAAATGACCGTTGTGCTACTGTGGTCGGCCTATCAGACTAGATGTTTAGCTTTAAATCTCTGATAAGTTCCtctgaaattaaacatttattgtattCAGTTTTTGGCCTCTGCTGACGGTCTAaactgcctctgtgtgtgtgtatgtgcgtgttaGGCCTGCTGATATGAGTCATTTAATACATCCACTGATAATTGTGCTCATGTGGTTTTTCTCAGTCAAAGGAGAAACAGCTAATCCACCAAAGAAAATCAAGAAAGGTTTGTATGATTTGCTGCTGAAGGCTCTCCCTCACCTCTCTACCTCAAAGGCTCCTCCACAGCACCTCCCTCTCTCGCCTCCCAGCATTCATCAGACCCTCCTTCTCTCCTGatgaacaacaaaacatcaaatgatCATTGACTTGTTCATCAtcttcacctcctcctgtgCATGTTGTCATGCTGTCGTATAAGCACACCTCTCCTCCTACACTCCTGAATGACTTTGCACCTTCCTCTCTTTAGGTTGCCAGATTTAGGTCACCTGTATTAAACTAGTGCTGCACTCTGTTTAGACGCATCGTAAAATGCTATCTACCTACACACTGTGGAATGCTGCACAGCCTGCCTGATACGATCCTGTATCCGACATCCTGCCTTATACAGCTCATTCATAATCTAGTTACACTCTTAGTAACCTATGtggctgtttttgtgtttcttctccACCAGAGAGCAGTGGTGTTATCATTGCAGTCATCATTATCTGCATCCTGCTGCTGGCCGTCTTGGGGAGCGTGCTCTACTTCCTCTACAAAAAGGGCAAGATCTGTGGCCGATCTGGCAAGCAAGACCTGTAAGTGCAACGAGAGCTGTTTGATGCTGTTCATGTTGAAACGCAAAGATGTGATGTGTCTTAACCCTTTAACACCCAGACAAATATTTGGTGGTCTCAGCAAATGAAACTGCACTGTTTTCTAACTAAATATACTCAGATTAATAGCTGTCAAGGCCTTGGTGACTTTGGTTACCTCACTCAATCAAAGTGGGTATAATATAAATTGACTAATTAATCGGCTGGTTCTCTAAAGCATTGAATTATATTTATCTACAAAGCCATTCAAACAACAAAATTGTTCCCAGGATACATATTTATTAACAGTTTCCAAAGTCTGCACTAAATTAAGTAAAAGAGCTTTTATGCATGCTGCACCTTCTGCAACTTGATCTAAAATTGCAAAATTTGGTTGCCCTTCATGAATTTAAATCACAGCTGCATAATCTGGCTGTTGATTGTTTTAGGGGAAATGTAGAGCCTTTTCcttgttaaataaaggttaaaaaaaagtcatcataTTGAAAGTGAATTTGTTGATTTCAggattttttcaaaataaaaaaaaattgaaaaatcagAATATCAGATCTATATATGACTTATTTCAGTTAATAAAGTTACTacaattcaaacatttttttggcaACTAAAagttattttagtttatattaaGGTATTCAAGTTAGATCAGGACCATAACTGGCCTTAAATCAGCtgtaaaatgaacataaacacagcgACAAAAAAGCTAAATTTTACCTTGTCACAGTCAAAACATCCATTGCAGTGGAcataataatatactgtaaatgataatataataataacattagtGGACAACTAAACTTTGATTTAGCCTAATTTCTACATGGGAGAGGAGTAAGAAAAACTTTGAGGAAAAGTTTGATCGGGAAAAAATTCAGGTCTAAAGTGGTTAAAATATGAGAAACTACAAGAAAAAGATCGCTCAtccttttgtttggttttgcaGCACCAAAGAGAAATCCAACAAAGATAACATTGTGGTAGAAATGAAGAGCGACAACACGGAGGAAGCTGTGCTCCTCGGGGTCAATGGAGAAAAACAACCTTAGAACGACCAGGTAGATATCTACTCTGTAACTGCAGGTTGAACTGCCTGTGACCTAAGacaatgctgtttttctgttgatctgATTACACCATTAACGTAtttacacccccccccccccccccccccccccccccccccctctctctctctctatctttgcCTGTGCtcgtgttttaatgtgtgtgtgtgtttgccctcTGGAGTAAAGGGCGGTGAGTACCTGGACCTGCAGAAGTGAGGAGGTGactgcagacagactgacagctgCTCCTGTTCTTCCCTCTCAGACCCGCTGATGCCTTCAACCTTCCACCAGGGCTCCTTATTTTAGAGATATGTCATGAAAAAGCTCAgttgtctgtcagtcagtcaatatCATGATGGACGACTGAGACTCAAATTGTTCCAAGCTGCAGCCTCTGCTTGCTGTGCTTTACATCCCGGCAATGTTGAAAAGTCATATGAGCTCTCCATGACATAACTCTACTAATTAATCTTCCACCTTCAAAGAACTGTCCTTAGATTGTACTTCTCATTATCATGAGCCTTGTGTACTGCTGATCATCTGTAGAACCATATTTAGAGCACAACGTTGAGCAGGGACTGTTTTTATACCTGACTAAGCATCACCTCAAGCAATCACTGTAGAGCAGCCTGAAACAGCTTTTTATCAACTGTACATATTATAATCTAtgtatatatttctttatttaaaataacatgatagaaaaaaaaatcaaccaaaaataaatgaccagatagtgttttattttgtcctgGTGCTCTTTATAAAGAGCAAGGAGAGCGTAGGTAGTTTAAgccatcttgtttttttgttttttttaaaatatttttgtccatgtttcctgttttgctgAAGTCTGTACACTGAAATTTTTCGGGGATACACCGATACTTCCCTCTGCAGCCAGTTCCAGCCTTGTCCTGCACCGACCTTTTGCCTTTTAGCTCAAACTTGTGGGTCATTTAATCACACagcattcacatttttttttttttctctctctctctctacagctAACACTATCATCTTTACGCTCCCCAGTTTGTGTATATTAAAGAAGATATTTTTGCAAGACGGGTGAATAATCTGTTCAGGATTTGACATAGAAGGGTTACCTTTTAGTTctcatatgtttatgttttttttccgtCTCAGTttagttttgatattttttgtgtgtgtttgagttcaAGCATTGCCAACAGTAAAAAATTATACAGATGCCTTAGAAATTATATTCAAAGCTATACAGAAATATCAGCAAACTCCACATTTTGTACTGTTGATTATGAACAATAGTTATATTTAATGTTCAGTGCACTGATTTCTTTGTGGTTGTTCTTCATGCAGTTGTGTTGTTGCGTTTCTAatgtgaaactgtttttttttttgttgttggtttaaTGTAATTGTTTGTGGATGAACTGTTGTTCTGCAgccaattttctttctttctttttttttttaaggaggaTGAGGGTAGAACAGATTATTGGTCCATGGTAGATATGGTTCACGGCATGAAGTCGCCCTCCTTATAAGGCAAAGACACATTTCTGTTTAATGCATTAATTCATGTGTTGAGTTgatatttatttgaaataatcTGTTGGATCCTAGAGAGACTCAGAGTCGCCCTCAGACATGATGCCTTATATTGACGCCCACTCCTCACATTACATATAAATGATTGTCATGTCGATTTGTGACATGTAGACATGACTAAGGAGGGGAATGACTGTGACTCCACATATGCAAATGAAGTTTGAAGACAATCAACAATCAAgctgctctgtgcagctgttTCACTTACCCAACAAACCTTCTgttagtctgttttttttctgtttttgagaaCTACATCCGTTAAATGCTTTTGGATTTTTGAAATCtataaaaatgccttttaatgCCTTGGagttgtaaaatgttaaatcacTGATGACATTCGAACCAATTCATTGTACCAACAAATTCATTGTTTGTAGTTTTTGAAAATTATACCAAATAAACATTgactgttaaatgaaaaaatttACATTGTTTCTATTAAGAAATGTATGTACAGTGAGCCTCAAATGAGTGATCTCTACTGACAAAACTTTGTGCAAAAGCTCAGGCAGTGAAAAACACTTTGCTTGTCCAGATTCAGCATTTTGCTTTAAATTTTGTCATTAACAGAACAAATACGTGATCTTATCTGTGCCCTTATTAGTGTCTTGCTCCTCCATAAAATACATGCTATATCCATGCGTTTGTTCACTGTTTCTTGTACAGAGCTTATTAGGTTTCATAAGAGTTTTAAAATGGCTCAGATAtgatgatttgatttgtttgacgGGCTGTTCAATCTGATTTTGGTTTTTAATGCAGTAACCAAATGCATTACTGGACCTTCAGGACTATCAGCTACAAGAAATAGATCGAAAATGGCCCTGAAGTATTGAACCTGTCTGCAGTTCTGACCACTTGGTTTGGTTCTCATTTGTTTCCTAAATACATGCTGTATTGCATTATTAAGCACATTTTGCTGCATCATTTTCAAAACCCTGAGAGTTTTTTCAGTCCTCCACCTTCAATCCTGCTTCCAGAGTCACTTCTAGTCCTGTTCAGCTTCTCGTCTCTCCTTGTTCAGTCGTTGCTGGGTTCAGCTGAGCTGCCAACAACGGTGCCACAACTCATCACTTCTATCAGCTCAGCACTTGACTGCTTGCATGACTTCAAAACCACAATGAGATAAAGCTCCTTTGAAACTCCTGCAATCCAAACTACCTTAGCATGGAAGTATTCACAGCATAATATACGTACTATTAAAAGTACATGTACtgtgtttgatgtttctttttaaatttacatgaTTAATGCTTTAAAgtcaatgcattttttttaaatacagtacattaaaagtCTCAGTACTTAAATGTTGCACAGCAAACATAAGAAATGTGTcactgtaatttattattatagtgAATATGTGAGTTCACTGTTGAGTAGGTTGtgcaaattattaaatattactAAATGGCTTCAGTACACCAATCTAAAAAATATGCATTgaaataatttgatttttactGTTAGGAGACATATTGCACTCTTCAATAAGTTTATAAAAGTGTTGCTTTGTAACTCACTGTACATTTTATATCTGTAAGTGTAATGGCATCTGCATGTCAAACATCTTGGAACATATTTGTAGAAAAGAGAGACACATGATGGCTTTTACTTATCATTTTATTAACAGCACTGTGCATACTTCCAAAGTGATATGAGCTTTAAAAACCATCAAAAAGTTAATGAATGCCTTTTACTGATGAGAAGCAACACAGCTACATGGAACAATGGCTCCCTCTTCTGGCAGAAAGTTGAAGTACCCCTGACACGGAGGCAGGGGTAACAGGGCTGGTGCGCTTCAGGCACCTCCGAGACTGAGCACTGATCTGAGATTTGGTTCATCTTTCAAGTAAAGAAAGATGGAACGAAAGGAAGCTGAGGCCTTTCACAGATCAGTGCTCGTACTTATAGATGAAGCTGACACGGCTGACAAGGCAGAGAGGACAGACTAATACAAGCAATACTGCACAATCTTGCCTTCAGAGATCAACAGGTACACGATTGATACCTTACACACTCTCTTCAAAAAACAAAGGCCTTATTCTAAACATGGTGAAGATCTCTAAACATATGGCACTGCTCACAGAATTATTCACATAAGTAAACAAAACCTTTGGAACAAAATACATGTACAGgaatgcaaaataaaacaaaaacagccttttttttcttttatatcacTAACTATACAATTTGCTTTCCTTTAGAGTGACAGTATCAAAGCACAAATTGGTATactgtgtgaaaaacaaataaaggtaAATAATACACAACAATGACGTGCTGTCCTCGaaacattaacaaaacattGGTACAGTAATGAGGATTGGGGACGTCCCCTGTCCATTACCCATCATTCAAGAAGTTTCTCAAGGCAACtaggaacagaaaaaaaaaaagaactagaGGATGGCCAGACAGCGTGGAGATAGCGTCCAGTCAACAGACAGCATTACCCAGTATAAGCTAAAGCTAATTAGCTATTGACATGACTCACACCctcccccaaaaaaaaacaaacaaacaaacaaaaacattcttcATATGCTGGGAGAGGTTCTGGTCAATGTACCTAAAAGCTCCttgcatttatttatctgttcaTTCATAGTACCTGGAAATGAAGCTGCTGTCTCTAGTCCTgcaaacaaaggaaataaaatgtaaaatgtgcaaGTTATAATGTGACAAAAAAGTAATAGGCTACTGGTGTGACTTCATTAAGCGGATACTTTAGGCTACATGTCACCTGGATGAGCAGACGGCAGGTGAACTGCTGTCTATGCCAATAAAGAGTCTTCTCCGGTTTTGGACAGCCAGGGTGAACGCCACTTGTTAAGATAAACATTATTCCTGAGTTAGTTCTTACAGTTGGCCCAAATACTGATTTTAATGTAGACTTGGGGGTGGGCCAGCAAACCCATGagcctacttttttttttttttttttttttttttaaagcctcaGCAATCACTCCTTTTCAGTGGGGCGATTGCCCGAGGAGGAAGGAAGCGGATGTCAAAGTGAAGCCTGAATCTatgacaaaatgcattttgtttgctttattaTAGAGTCGACCTGCAGAGaatcagagaggagaaaaaaggttttaaacaCTGAAGAGTCGACAGCTTGAGAGGGCTGCAGGCTCACAAGCCGCTTGTACTTTCAAGTATGCTACATTACGGACTGGAGAAACACGGGTGATACTGTCACTTTAAAGAACACGGTTAAACACAATATTCACAAATATACATTTAAGGCTTAATTGTTTAGCACTAACAATAGTAGCAGCAGTGAAGCACTTCTGaattaattataataacaatatttatgATCATATTACAATAATATATTACCAAAGTAAATcaatgacaattttttttttgttgttgttgtttcataaCACTGGACTGAGCTGGAGACAGAAACCTGAACCAGCCAGCCAATGACCAAGACAAAACGAAAACGTTTCAGCCGCCACGGATCACAGAACACTAGCCTGTCTGGTACTGCAGGGTCGTCAACATTAGTACGTCCTCTAATTATCTCACTGCCAGGCTCAACAGCTACACTAGGCCCCGCCATGAGTTAGAGCAGTAGTCTGAGTATACTGACTGTAATTCCACATTCATGTTGTACAGGAACAGGGGTTCATTTAAGagcaggtcacacacacacgcccgcacacacacacgcacactctgCCAGATAACAGTCCAGACCTGAAACCATCGTCATGCTACTTTGAAAAATACAACACGACAAAACAAGCATGTttctctaaaataaaaaaaaaaaaaaaaagtaccaaagAAATGTTGTTAATCAAAGGCCATAACAGACTGAATTCGTAATGAAAAAGCTCCGCTGCATGTCTTCTAAGCTGCTGCTGACTGAAAGATCCTGGTGAGGAAGACTCCCCTgactccttcctcttcctcacagaTACTTCTCCACACTCACATGCCTCAGTCCGACAGAATCTGGTCCCTGTCTACCCATATCGCTTGTACCAACAGCGACCCTCAAAGCTGAAATcattttcacatactgtatatgcacgtactgtatatattacacACATTTAATATACATTTACTCATATATTAAATTTTCATATAGacatacatttttagttttatttgtgagGTGTTGGTTACATTTTCAGCAAGAGGCTTCAAAATGAAAGATAAGAATCTGTCTTCCCAGGATTCCTACGAAAGTCTTACACCATGCGGCGTCCTGTCATTGTTCCACACGCGTTCAGTCAGTCCCGTGGAGATGTTCTTGAAAAGGAAGAGGCCTGCTGGAGCAGTTTAAAAGAAGGCCAGACACTGTTGAAAGCGCATGGAGTGCAGGGCGCAGAGTCCCAGAGATGCTGTGAGCTCGCTGGAGTAACAGCCAGTTAAAAAATCCACAGGGGCGTAGGGCGTCAGCCAGCACCGGAGGTAGTGCTGCAGGCGATGGGCTTTGGGCTGGGCTGTGCCAACCTTAACCCGACCAGGCTGGGCCAAGCAAGGGCGAGAGAGCAAACATGAAAGAGGGCGCAGGAAGTGTGCTATGTAAGGATATGCGCAGTGGAGGGAATAGAGACAAACTCGCGCAGGATATTTTTAGCCATTTCAATATTGTTCTGTGCAATCATCAGTGCTTTCTGGATGTCCTGGTAAGAGTATCCCTGACTCATGAGGTGCTCGATCTCACTACTTATTTGAGGGTTGGCTTCTCCTCCTGTTGCTCCGCTGCTGGGAAGGG
This region of Thunnus maccoyii chromosome 6, fThuMac1.1, whole genome shotgun sequence genomic DNA includes:
- the mcamb gene encoding melanoma cell adhesion molecule b isoform X1, encoding MAVRDIGALLVGLLVLFHTWGAWALVEVNMEDRVEVFRGETAQITCMFTSDDGIGGVFIQWFYVTGGERQRIYYQDSTMKVVDRGTRFTDRISVNGTGATGGVVLTIMDVQLKDELEFICLVKGLTDGVAEGRTKLKVFVIPDHPIIEGVQEGILIDQGSPSKIATCKVKNGYPKPNITWYRNNMPLQSNHEEVMVVLRSTVESSGLFSVESELSITVKKEDKDAKFYCEATYFVPAETRMTESNFTTITVYYPSTEVNMWVESPKGKIKEGDSIELHCYGNGNKPSSAFSIRHKEDEMQMDSNMLVLNNVTRLDSGEYTCVCLDTDNFEEISKAMTLSVNYLDAAVVLPKDSAELAQGAELMATCNALSSLETQTAWFKDGQQVSKGHTLTLKDATFNAAGTYMCVVTVPEIDGMETSGTLHVYVQSPPEIIRPDNTEIEESLENTVDLSCHVRGFPTPSVTWTTSDGKVLKTVSQQETKEGVLISMVNFKVTSDITAFCNASNEYGTDSVAFNIKATTHTTTPATTTTTTTTTTTSSTTTTISSTTVKGETANPPKKIKKESSGVIIAVIIICILLLAVLGSVLYFLYKKGKICGRSGKQDLTKEKSNKDNIVVEMKSDNTEEAVLLGVNGEKQP
- the mcamb gene encoding melanoma cell adhesion molecule b isoform X2, producing MAVRDIGALLVGLLVLFHTWGAWALVEVNMEDRVEVFRGETAQITCMFTSDDGIGGVFIQWFYVTGGERQRIYYQDSTMKVVDRGTRFTDRISVNGTGATGGVVLTIMDVQLKDELEFICLVKGLTDGVAEGRTKLKVFVIPDHPIIEGVQEGILIDQGSPSKIATCKVKNGYPKPNITWYRNNMPLQSNHEEVMVVLRSTVESSGLFSVESELSITVKKEDKDAKFYCEATYFVPAETRMTESNFTTITVYYPSTEVNMWVESPKGKIKEGDSIELHCYGNGNKPSSAFSIRHKEDEMQMDSNMLVLNNVTRLDSGEYTCVCLDTDNFEEISKAMTLSVNYLDAAVVLPKDSAELAQGAELMATCNALSSLETQTAWFKDGQQVSKGHTLTLKDATFNAAGTYMCVVTVPEIDGMETSGTLHVYVQSPPEIIRPDNTEIEESLENTVDLSCHVRGFPTPSVTWTTSDGKVLKTVSQQETKEGVLISMVNFKVTSDITAFCNASNEYGTDSVAFNIKAKSSGVIIAVIIICILLLAVLGSVLYFLYKKGKICGRSGKQDLTKEKSNKDNIVVEMKSDNTEEAVLLGVNGEKQP